The nucleotide window ATGTGGCGGGCCAGCGCCGCATATTCCTCGGCGCGGCCGAGACGCGACGGGAAGGGCACGCTGGCGCCCAGGCTGTCCTGTACCGCCTGCGGCAGACCGAACAGCATCGGTGTGCCGAAGATGCCCGGCGCGATGGTGCACATGCGGATGCCGTGCTGGGCCAGTTCACGCGCCACCGGCAGCAACAGACCGACCACGCCACCCTTGGATGCGGCATAAGCCGACTGGCCGACCTGGCCTTCAAACGCCGCGATCGAGGCGGTGTTGATGATCACGCCGCGCTCGCCATCGGCGGTGACCGGGTCCGCCTTCGACATCTGGGCGGCGGCCAGCCGGATCATGTTGAAGGTGCCGATCAGGTTGACGTTGACCACCTTCGAGAAGGCGTCGAGAGAGGCCGGCCCTTCCTTGCCCAGTACCTTGAAGGCGGGGGCGATGCCGGCGCAGTTCACCAGGATGCGGACCGGCCCATGGGCCTCGGCAGCCTTGGCATAGGCGGCCTCGGCGGCGGCGGGGTCGGTGACGTCCAGCTTGATCGCAAGCCCGCCGATCTCGCGCGCCAACTCCTCGATCGCCTGCTCGTTCAGGTCGACCACCGTCACCTTGGCGCCGGCGGCGGCAAGGGCGCGGGCCGTGCCGGCGCCAAGGCCGGAGGCTCCACCGGTGACGACTGCGGCAACACCGTTGATCTGCATGGGGTCTGGTCTCCTCGATCGCTGTCGCTCGGATCCGGCTCGGGGTCTTCCGGATCCCATTATCCGGCATTGATCCGCCATTCAGGCCCGCCGGTCAAGCCCGCCCGACCGGCGGGTCAGCCCGCGACGGCATGGTCAGGCCGCTGTCCCGCGCGATCGGCGCCGGCGGAGGGCCGATGCCCTCGCCGCCCCTGATGGCAGCGGCCATGCCGGCGCGGCCTTCGGTTTCCGATCAGCTATTGAGTGTGCGGGTGCCGACAGCGGTCCACCCTGCCCAGCCGGCCAGCCAGTCGATCAGGGCGTGGAAGGCCTCCAGGTCGTCGGTCTCGGCCGGCGGCACCACCGTCGGGCGGCCGCCGCGCTCCACCACCCGGCTCAGGGCCAGCCGGCCGCGCATCCGATCCACCGCCACCACCACCAGCCAGCGGGCGTCGTCGCCCTCGATCAACTCGCGGCCCTCGTCGTCGTCGTCGCGCTGAGTGATCGGCCGCGAGGCGCCGTCGATCGCCGGCGCGCCTTCGAACACGCCGGAGAACACGATCGCGCTGGGATTGGCGGCCACGGCCACCGCGCGGGCGGTGCGCTCGTCATCGGGCCCGTCGCCGGGCAGGTCGAGCTCCAGAACCCGCTCGCTTTCCTCGGTGCCGCGGTCGACCTCGGCCAGGAAGTCGGGAAAATCCTCGGCCAGCGCCGCCTGCAATGCGTTCAGCCCGGCATCGCCCATGCCGAGCCTTGAGGCGCCGAACCAGATCAGCCGCCACAATGGCCGGCCGTCGCCCGCCTCCACGCGCTCCACCGCCTCGCGCTGGTTCACCGCCAGGATGGTGGCGAGGGTGGGGCGGGCTGCGTCTCGGTCGGTCATCTGGACCTGTCCTCGGTTTCCGGGTCGGGTGGTTCTGCGGCGATGGGCGTGACCGGTCGTCCGGCCAGCCGCGCCTCGCGGCGGGTGATATAGATCGCGGAGCCGATGATGACGGCTGCGCCGACCAAGGTCCAGGGGTCCGGCACCTCGCCGAACCAGACCAGACC belongs to Tistrella bauzanensis and includes:
- a CDS encoding SDR family NAD(P)-dependent oxidoreductase, which encodes MQINGVAAVVTGGASGLGAGTARALAAAGAKVTVVDLNEQAIEELAREIGGLAIKLDVTDPAAAEAAYAKAAEAHGPVRILVNCAGIAPAFKVLGKEGPASLDAFSKVVNVNLIGTFNMIRLAAAQMSKADPVTADGERGVIINTASIAAFEGQVGQSAYAASKGGVVGLLLPVARELAQHGIRMCTIAPGIFGTPMLFGLPQAVQDSLGASVPFPSRLGRAEEYAALARHIVENSMLNGEVIRLDGAIRMSAR